CTCGACGACTCGATCCTGTTCACGGGCGACGCGACGACGCTCGGCGACTCCTGCGGCCAGGCGGTCGCGGCCGCGGGGGACGTGAACGCGGACGGCTTCGCCGACCTCGTCGTCTCGGCACCGCGCGCGAGCGTCTCGGGTCGCCTCGTACTCGTGACCGTGATCTCGGGCGCGACCACGGGCGTGCTGTACTCGTGGACCAGCGCCGTGACCGGCATCGACCACGTGAACGAGTTCTTCGGGTGGCGCCTGGCCGGCGCCGGGGACGTGAACGGCGACGGCTTCGCCGACGTGATGATCGGCGCCCCGTTCCTCCCGGACGACGGACAGCTCGTGGTCCCGGGCGGTCCCTGGGCGGACGACTTCGTGACGGTGCTCTCCGGATTCGACGGCTCCGTGCTGCACTACATGACCGCGGACTCGCGCTACCAGCGGTTCGGCTCCGCGGTCGCCGGGATCGGCG
This genomic interval from bacterium contains the following:
- a CDS encoding FG-GAP repeat protein, coding for LDDSILFTGDATTLGDSCGQAVAAAGDVNADGFADLVVSAPRASVSGRLVLVTVISGATTGVLYSWTSAVTGIDHVNEFFGWRLAGAGDVNGDGFADVMIGAPFLPDDGQLVVPGGPWADDFVTVLSGFDGSVLHYMTADSRYQRFGSAVAGIGDFNGDGSADFAIGTRQDVSAADSRGSVRVYSGATGQLLRWLRNG